The Salinigranum marinum genome contains a region encoding:
- a CDS encoding Piwi domain-containing protein: MADKGDIEDGAEIDIELRVTGIDEWEHDAIARKIQFEDVDDATVEMTVFHKNEVAGFEWQTEEWYLLENAVGNEFRGEMQLNPGYDLTVTQLDEPPAAAENNESAESESSEERGEQSGEKGSSGPTAAISGSSDGEEFLRGSEVAGSSRPTADGGGELLHQQPLSDGNYLLQFELGELPELSVHEYELRATGSGGIDPDDFTNGIEGFTAKAANYYKSRTRSPVTTADASRRRIYATEELHGTISIHGYTVKPVHQGETILEARSYTDDGPLQEFVKQDVKRAVAGRFEVSGIDSIIEPTPQRTANSGLFEAYRKYKCRIRVDADGTVICGVNVAYHLESTFSAAEWVQRGLDIAEVTVEHDTDLYDSARTATVKELIDMDYDDVLDGPGVPMSEYHQRHVEQDVIDSVRAGDPTIADLQYGSGEDSIFPQVLEYCKVIPTFEQLGRVDETFLNVIHNESRMKPEERFNVVTSFVDLLGPTPYFGFDPLPQPTNIGYREHVIRNRPNLRFGDGKTGYYGAGGLERKGYGVYKTPDSFDIIALYPADEEKDARPYVLSLLNKLADYDASPTDFDRDTYELGSEFHYSQHAQKASDYDAALIIVPDADEAAAADYDDPYPEFKRRLGQLGVPSQMISVDNLGNDSYRGNICSSLIGKAGGVPWRIDDVPGDVDAFVGLDVTYDHATKQHLGAAANVIMADGTILASEAVTKQAGETFDEDDVANVIKHVLEIFAEEEGRPPRHVVIHRDGKFYLDVESLIKRLDKARDLIQRFDLVEIRKSGNPRIAEYNESKSRFEVADKGVAFHVHNGNHSYLTTTGGRERIPGTPRPLQIVKRHGSTDLDTLAEQAYWLSEAHIGSLSRSTRLPITTYYADKCADFAMKGYLTKGSVIRGVPYI, from the coding sequence ATGGCCGATAAGGGCGATATCGAGGATGGGGCAGAGATCGACATCGAACTGCGCGTCACAGGGATTGACGAGTGGGAGCACGATGCCATCGCTCGGAAAATCCAATTCGAGGACGTCGATGATGCGACGGTAGAGATGACAGTGTTTCATAAAAACGAGGTTGCGGGCTTCGAGTGGCAAACTGAGGAGTGGTATCTCCTAGAGAACGCCGTAGGGAACGAATTCCGTGGCGAGATGCAACTCAATCCAGGGTATGACCTCACTGTCACACAATTAGACGAACCTCCAGCTGCTGCCGAGAACAACGAGTCAGCAGAAAGTGAATCCTCGGAGGAACGGGGAGAGCAGTCGGGGGAGAAGGGTTCGAGTGGTCCTACCGCGGCGATATCGGGTTCATCTGACGGTGAAGAGTTTCTTCGCGGAAGTGAAGTCGCTGGTAGTTCGCGGCCGACAGCTGATGGTGGTGGTGAACTCCTGCACCAACAGCCGCTCTCGGACGGGAATTACCTGCTGCAGTTCGAACTCGGGGAGTTGCCGGAGCTATCTGTCCATGAGTACGAACTCCGGGCGACCGGGAGTGGCGGGATCGACCCGGATGATTTCACGAACGGTATTGAGGGATTCACGGCGAAAGCGGCGAACTACTACAAATCACGGACCAGGAGTCCCGTGACGACGGCTGATGCGTCCCGGCGACGTATCTACGCGACTGAGGAACTCCACGGCACGATCTCGATTCACGGGTACACGGTCAAGCCGGTCCATCAGGGCGAGACGATACTTGAAGCACGGTCGTACACGGACGACGGCCCGCTCCAAGAGTTCGTCAAGCAGGACGTGAAACGAGCGGTTGCAGGTCGCTTTGAGGTGTCGGGTATCGATTCAATCATTGAGCCGACCCCACAGCGAACCGCGAACAGTGGGTTGTTTGAGGCCTATCGGAAGTACAAGTGCCGTATTCGCGTTGATGCTGACGGGACTGTGATTTGCGGTGTGAACGTCGCATACCATCTGGAATCGACCTTCTCCGCTGCGGAGTGGGTGCAACGTGGACTCGATATTGCCGAGGTGACTGTCGAGCACGACACGGACCTGTACGACAGTGCGCGCACGGCGACGGTCAAGGAACTCATCGACATGGACTACGATGATGTACTGGACGGGCCGGGTGTCCCGATGTCGGAGTACCATCAGAGGCACGTCGAACAGGACGTCATCGACTCGGTGCGAGCCGGCGACCCGACCATCGCTGATCTGCAGTACGGAAGCGGCGAGGATTCAATCTTCCCGCAGGTCCTAGAGTACTGCAAGGTCATCCCGACGTTCGAACAGTTGGGTCGCGTCGATGAGACGTTCCTGAACGTCATTCACAACGAGAGCCGGATGAAACCCGAAGAACGGTTCAACGTCGTCACGTCGTTCGTCGACCTACTTGGCCCGACGCCGTACTTCGGCTTCGATCCGCTCCCACAGCCCACAAACATCGGGTACCGAGAGCACGTGATTCGGAACCGTCCCAACCTCCGGTTCGGAGACGGGAAAACCGGGTATTACGGTGCTGGTGGGCTGGAGCGGAAGGGCTACGGGGTGTACAAGACACCTGACTCGTTCGACATCATCGCACTGTATCCTGCAGACGAAGAGAAGGATGCGCGGCCGTACGTGCTCTCGCTGCTCAACAAGCTCGCGGACTACGATGCGAGTCCGACAGACTTCGACCGCGACACCTACGAACTCGGCTCGGAGTTCCACTACTCGCAGCACGCGCAGAAAGCGAGTGACTACGATGCGGCGCTGATCATCGTGCCGGATGCAGACGAGGCTGCGGCAGCGGACTACGATGACCCGTATCCCGAGTTCAAGCGGCGGCTCGGCCAGCTCGGCGTGCCGAGTCAGATGATCTCCGTCGACAATCTCGGCAACGACAGCTACCGTGGGAACATCTGCTCGTCTCTCATCGGGAAGGCGGGGGGAGTTCCGTGGCGTATCGACGATGTCCCGGGGGATGTCGACGCGTTCGTCGGGCTTGACGTGACGTACGACCACGCGACCAAGCAACATCTCGGTGCGGCCGCGAACGTCATCATGGCCGACGGAACCATCCTCGCGTCTGAGGCCGTCACGAAGCAGGCTGGCGAAACGTTCGACGAGGACGACGTAGCGAACGTGATAAAGCACGTCTTAGAGATCTTTGCTGAAGAGGAAGGCCGGCCACCGCGGCACGTAGTCATCCATCGGGACGGGAAGTTCTATCTCGATGTCGAGAGCCTCATCAAACGTCTCGACAAAGCCCGGGATCTCATTCAGCGATTCGACCTCGTCGAAATCCGGAAATCAGGAAACCCCCGTATCGCCGAGTACAACGAGTCAAAATCACGGTTCGAAGTCGCAGACAAGGGTGTCGCCTTCCACGTTCACAACGGGAACCACTCGTACCTCACCACTACCGGTGGACGAGAGCGCATTCCTGGCACCCCGCGGCCGCTGCAGATCGTGAAACGCCACGGATCGACAGACCTCGACACGCTTGCGGAGCAAGCCTACTGGCTGTCGGAAGCGCACATCGGATCGCTGAGCCGCTCCACCCGACTCCCCATCACCACGTACTACGCCGACAAGTGCGCCGACTTTGCCATGAAAGGCTACCTCACCAAGGGGAGCGTCATCCGCGGTGTCCCGTACATCTGA
- a CDS encoding phospholipase D family protein translates to MTKTAFEATVEFDDGSTADLEMAADKSWNSFLNYFGDAQHVYCVTYSQSPAFIYKMFQNRDLAVDSLEVIVGDNQHDDYRRSLKNTNNAKKIAAQLESLRRDGDLLIHTVDSARVLLHTKLYIIENQDGSRTLICGSANLSKQAWQGSKQTNVNIAWRTDGDTPVDEWFERLYAFHKDYATPFMEDLTEEIEDAESAEEEAKVYDIWLGGDEFSDDPVAELNARLDEAVDDDQVNTYNAVTDAEEAEKVVFAAEETDTDPTEISPDKRVRLSPQGLEDAISNLDDTLSANNIRINDGEIVATPAGIARYKETFTGYPDINVDNEEKTVGLRVDDSVLELTAPLPDDPQKVADALSLIEQYVETVGEFGETRTEKETRAHFYEGVIYFCWAPFANYCAHHYAEYESAELDKDLPFLFLHGDNDSGKGMFLRFGARLISNGYVQEVTTGDDFIKNNIERAQASDTVFPYIVDDVAKSKIDRDIIKSYWEGKWDGTIQMPTFIFSSNDSTKPKSELRTRMKTLDFNVNFSELKKDEREAAAQIAAQADSCNLFPWFAHLFLQKNISLPNQSDRLADARDVFAQLYAYAEREPPEYVPLEKPAEQEHDPGRRKWISALSDGLCELDFKDDGRIVADFSSTLDKQQCWEFQKATPAHIRASIYGPAVQFESVTRFEDWIDEPDIIEDARRDTDTAADNTGVLSRVTKLVRG, encoded by the coding sequence ATGACCAAGACAGCATTCGAAGCAACAGTCGAGTTCGATGACGGCAGCACCGCCGACCTGGAGATGGCTGCCGACAAGTCGTGGAACAGTTTCCTGAACTACTTCGGTGACGCCCAGCATGTCTACTGCGTCACGTACAGTCAGTCGCCCGCGTTCATCTACAAGATGTTTCAGAACCGGGACCTCGCGGTGGATTCACTGGAGGTCATCGTCGGGGACAACCAGCACGACGACTACCGGCGGTCGTTGAAAAACACAAACAATGCAAAGAAGATCGCCGCGCAACTGGAATCATTGCGACGAGACGGTGACCTCCTCATTCATACTGTTGATTCCGCACGCGTCCTCCTCCACACGAAGCTTTACATCATCGAGAACCAGGACGGATCTCGCACACTCATCTGTGGATCGGCGAATCTCTCCAAGCAGGCCTGGCAGGGAAGCAAGCAAACCAACGTCAATATCGCATGGCGTACCGACGGGGATACGCCGGTCGACGAGTGGTTTGAGCGACTCTACGCGTTCCATAAGGACTACGCAACGCCGTTCATGGAAGATCTCACCGAGGAGATAGAGGACGCCGAATCGGCGGAAGAGGAGGCGAAGGTCTACGACATCTGGTTGGGTGGGGACGAGTTCAGTGATGATCCGGTCGCCGAACTGAACGCCCGGCTCGACGAAGCAGTTGACGACGACCAAGTCAACACGTACAACGCCGTCACGGACGCCGAAGAAGCAGAGAAGGTAGTGTTCGCCGCCGAAGAGACGGATACCGACCCGACAGAGATCAGTCCGGACAAGCGTGTGCGCCTCTCTCCGCAGGGTCTCGAAGACGCTATCTCAAATCTGGACGACACGCTGTCCGCTAATAACATCCGTATCAACGACGGCGAAATTGTAGCGACGCCGGCCGGCATCGCACGATACAAAGAGACGTTCACCGGATACCCTGACATCAACGTCGACAACGAAGAGAAGACGGTCGGGTTGCGCGTTGACGACTCTGTCCTCGAACTAACCGCTCCTCTCCCGGACGATCCGCAGAAAGTCGCTGACGCGCTCAGCCTAATCGAGCAGTACGTCGAAACGGTCGGCGAGTTCGGAGAGACGCGAACCGAGAAGGAAACGCGTGCGCACTTCTATGAGGGAGTTATTTACTTCTGCTGGGCTCCGTTCGCTAACTACTGCGCCCATCACTACGCCGAATACGAATCCGCCGAGCTGGACAAGGACTTACCGTTCCTGTTCCTTCACGGTGACAACGACAGCGGTAAGGGAATGTTCCTCCGGTTCGGGGCGCGACTCATCTCGAACGGGTACGTGCAGGAGGTCACGACCGGCGACGACTTCATCAAAAACAACATCGAGCGCGCTCAAGCGTCGGACACGGTTTTCCCGTACATCGTTGACGACGTGGCGAAGTCGAAGATCGACCGAGACATCATCAAGTCGTACTGGGAAGGGAAGTGGGACGGCACTATCCAGATGCCGACGTTCATCTTCTCCTCGAACGACTCCACGAAACCTAAATCCGAACTTCGGACCCGCATGAAGACGCTGGATTTCAACGTCAACTTCTCCGAATTGAAGAAGGACGAACGAGAAGCAGCCGCACAAATAGCGGCACAGGCAGACAGTTGTAACCTGTTCCCGTGGTTCGCTCACCTGTTCTTGCAGAAGAACATCTCGCTCCCGAATCAATCAGACCGACTCGCGGATGCTCGGGACGTGTTCGCGCAGCTGTATGCGTACGCCGAGAGGGAACCACCGGAGTACGTCCCGCTGGAGAAACCGGCCGAACAAGAACACGACCCGGGGCGACGGAAGTGGATCAGTGCGCTGTCTGACGGGCTGTGCGAACTCGACTTCAAGGATGACGGGCGTATTGTCGCTGATTTCTCTTCGACTCTGGATAAGCAGCAGTGCTGGGAGTTCCAGAAAGCAACGCCAGCCCATATCCGGGCGAGTATTTACGGGCCAGCAGTCCAGTTTGAAAGTGTAACTAGATTCGAGGATTGGATTGACGAGCCAGATATCATCGAGGACGCGCGACGCGACACTGACACAGCCGCCGACAACACCGGTGTCCTGTCTCGAGTCACAAAACTCGTCCGAGGATAA
- a CDS encoding AAA family ATPase, which translates to MLGTGSAEEFIDDAEHHNQWWSDGTSPEISQAVHLTPRSDFHRVLKTTNTYYTDDVESLVYAIYGQTGIGKTTLLHQLVAALLNTTDFLNQNQAVELTSAIEPRQILYIPLEDSLYQLERTGDDIKRLNQVIDYFKTHVAPRRGQKFILLDDVQALDLDEDRKAELLELVDADTYLFLTGTVASQVNYSNVKTASTVDKFEGPWPILPMKFIDAIQTGKGLNADFNEEFRSRLEQYQSTTLDGPSPIKMIRAGLSGNNSEVSLDTAVETLSELCFGTFNADDRDNFHDAARAYLRTGGILHHTDEPSIRNDLSKSHFLLFLYKELAKYRSIQQPENLHRLSSIAATNAGRELQYTALSDQIGVDRRTVDSYLDVLDEGIAVTESHDYSLRRYRRTRLYLRNPRHLVLLSQRQEHHGFEDYERQDILNPEFEYKLARTVAFDHAKRLAFTLGAHDVEYTETESGLVDYILHRDGYVLPFILSYHPHTGNAETIAAEFDPDSGQHTQPDSEDLRDLDYQARYRYIITDSLPKSVVESESLVVQKNEERICYLPFWLFLLIC; encoded by the coding sequence ATGCTTGGGACAGGGAGCGCAGAAGAGTTCATCGACGACGCCGAACACCACAACCAGTGGTGGAGCGACGGTACCTCCCCAGAAATATCGCAAGCCGTACACCTCACCCCTCGATCTGATTTCCACCGCGTCCTCAAAACAACGAACACGTACTACACTGACGACGTCGAGAGCCTCGTCTATGCGATTTACGGGCAGACCGGTATCGGCAAAACTACTCTTCTCCACCAACTCGTCGCAGCACTCCTCAACACGACCGACTTCCTAAACCAAAACCAAGCAGTTGAACTCACCTCCGCAATCGAACCACGGCAAATCCTCTACATCCCCTTAGAAGACTCCTTATACCAACTCGAACGCACAGGCGACGATATTAAACGCCTCAACCAAGTCATCGACTACTTCAAAACGCACGTCGCACCCCGTCGAGGACAGAAATTCATCCTCCTCGACGATGTCCAAGCCCTTGACCTCGACGAGGACCGGAAAGCAGAGCTACTCGAACTCGTCGACGCGGATACGTATCTATTCCTGACCGGCACCGTTGCATCCCAGGTCAACTATTCCAACGTCAAAACAGCCAGCACCGTCGACAAATTCGAGGGTCCGTGGCCGATCCTCCCGATGAAATTCATCGACGCCATTCAAACCGGTAAAGGACTCAACGCCGATTTCAACGAAGAATTCCGAAGCCGGCTCGAACAATACCAGTCAACTACTTTAGACGGCCCATCGCCCATCAAGATGATTCGAGCCGGGCTGTCCGGGAATAATTCAGAGGTCAGTCTCGATACTGCTGTTGAGACACTCTCTGAGCTCTGCTTCGGCACGTTCAATGCGGACGACCGAGACAATTTTCATGACGCCGCCCGCGCATACCTACGAACAGGCGGCATCCTTCATCACACAGACGAACCATCGATCCGGAACGACCTCTCCAAATCCCACTTTCTCCTCTTCCTCTACAAAGAGCTCGCAAAGTACCGATCCATCCAACAACCCGAAAACCTCCACCGCCTCAGTTCCATCGCAGCTACTAACGCCGGTAGGGAACTCCAGTACACAGCACTCAGCGATCAAATCGGCGTCGACAGACGAACCGTCGATAGCTACCTCGACGTTCTTGATGAGGGAATCGCAGTCACCGAATCCCACGACTACTCCCTGCGACGCTACCGTCGGACCCGCTTGTATCTCCGCAACCCACGTCACCTCGTTCTCCTTTCCCAACGACAGGAACACCATGGTTTCGAGGATTACGAACGACAAGACATCCTCAACCCCGAATTCGAATACAAACTGGCGCGTACCGTCGCCTTCGATCACGCCAAACGCCTCGCCTTCACCCTCGGGGCACACGACGTCGAATACACAGAAACCGAATCTGGCCTGGTCGACTACATCCTCCACCGCGATGGATACGTCCTCCCTTTCATCCTCTCTTACCATCCACACACTGGGAACGCCGAAACAATCGCTGCAGAGTTCGACCCCGACTCCGGCCAGCACACCCAACCCGACAGTGAGGATCTCCGGGACTTGGACTACCAGGCACGGTACCGGTACATCATCACCGACAGTCTACCAAAGAGCGTCGTCGAGAGTGAGTCACTCGTTGTTCAGAAGAACGAAGAACGAATTTGTTATCTTCCTTTTTGGCTATTCCTCTTGATTTGCTGA